One stretch of Zhihengliuella flava DNA includes these proteins:
- a CDS encoding CTP synthase, whose amino-acid sequence MIGSNPVVQRIFSRESRSETTKQIFVTGGVASSLGKGLTASSLGHLLRARGLSVTMQKLDPYLNVDPGTMNPFQHGEVFVTDDGAETDLDIGHYERFLDENLSGMANVTTGQVYSTVIEKERRGDYLGDTVQVIPHITDEIKRRMRLPSEGENAPDVIITEIGGTVGDIESQPFLEAARQVRQDIGRSNAFFVHVSLVPYIGPSHELKTKPTQHSVAALRSIGIQPEGLVIRSDREIPAEMREKLARTCDVDPEAVINCADAPSIYDIPVIIHEQGLDAYIVQSLGLKFKDVDWSQWNQLLDAVHNPRHHVEIALVGKYIDLPDAYLSVTEALRAGGFANGAKVKVRWVPSDDCQTEEGARAALAGVDAICVPGGFGIRGLEGKLGALRFARENGLPTLGLCLGLQSMVIEFARNVAGLEGASSTEFEPETEYPVIATMAEQLEIVDGKGDLGGTMRLGLYDAALAEGSVVAEAYGTTQVAERHRHRYEVNNAYREQLESEGLVFSGTSPDGKLVEFVELPRDVHPYYVSTQAHPELSSRPTRPHPLFANLVKAAIKLQQAAQ is encoded by the coding sequence GTGATAGGCTCGAATCCCGTGGTGCAGCGAATTTTTTCCCGTGAGTCCCGGTCCGAAACTACCAAGCAGATCTTCGTCACCGGCGGTGTGGCGTCCTCGCTGGGGAAGGGCCTGACGGCGTCCAGCCTCGGTCATCTCCTCCGAGCCCGTGGCCTATCGGTCACCATGCAGAAGCTCGATCCGTATCTGAACGTGGATCCGGGCACAATGAATCCGTTCCAGCACGGTGAGGTTTTCGTCACCGACGATGGCGCCGAGACCGATTTGGACATCGGACATTACGAGCGGTTCCTCGACGAGAATCTCTCCGGGATGGCGAACGTCACCACCGGACAGGTCTACTCGACGGTCATCGAGAAGGAACGCCGCGGCGACTACCTCGGGGATACCGTCCAGGTGATTCCTCACATCACCGATGAGATCAAACGCCGCATGCGGCTGCCGTCGGAAGGCGAGAACGCCCCGGACGTCATCATCACCGAGATCGGTGGCACCGTGGGTGATATCGAGTCCCAGCCGTTCCTGGAGGCTGCCCGTCAGGTTCGCCAGGATATTGGTCGTTCCAATGCCTTCTTCGTGCACGTTTCTCTGGTTCCCTACATCGGCCCGTCCCACGAGCTCAAGACCAAGCCGACCCAACATTCCGTGGCCGCGCTGCGCTCCATCGGCATTCAGCCGGAGGGTCTGGTCATCCGCTCGGATCGCGAGATCCCAGCAGAAATGCGGGAAAAGCTGGCGCGTACCTGCGACGTGGATCCCGAGGCGGTCATCAACTGTGCCGATGCGCCGAGCATCTATGACATCCCGGTCATCATCCATGAGCAGGGCCTCGACGCGTACATCGTGCAATCTCTGGGGCTGAAATTTAAGGACGTCGATTGGTCCCAGTGGAATCAGCTGCTGGACGCCGTCCACAATCCTCGGCACCACGTCGAGATCGCTCTGGTGGGCAAGTACATCGACCTGCCGGACGCCTACCTTTCCGTCACGGAAGCCCTGCGTGCCGGCGGATTCGCCAACGGCGCGAAGGTCAAAGTCCGGTGGGTGCCCTCCGACGACTGCCAGACCGAGGAGGGCGCTCGCGCGGCTCTCGCCGGAGTCGACGCGATCTGCGTCCCCGGTGGCTTCGGCATTCGCGGGCTCGAGGGTAAGCTCGGCGCGCTGCGTTTCGCACGCGAGAACGGCTTGCCCACCTTGGGACTGTGCCTGGGCCTGCAGTCGATGGTCATCGAATTCGCCCGCAATGTCGCCGGCCTCGAAGGGGCATCGTCGACGGAGTTCGAGCCGGAGACCGAGTACCCCGTGATTGCGACGATGGCCGAACAGCTGGAGATCGTCGATGGCAAGGGCGATTTGGGTGGGACCATGCGCCTCGGCCTCTACGACGCGGCGCTGGCCGAAGGATCCGTCGTCGCTGAGGCCTACGGCACGACGCAGGTTGCCGAACGCCACCGCCACCGTTACGAGGTCAACAACGCCTACCGAGAGCAGCTGGAGTCCGAAGGCCTCGTCTTCTCCGGCACGAGCCCGGATGGCAAACTCGTCGAGTTCGTGGAGCTGCCGCGGGACGTTCATCCGTACTACGTATCCACGCAGGCCCACCCGGAGCTGAGTTCACGCCCGACCCGCCCCCACCCGCTCTTTGCGAATCTGGTGAAGGCGGCCATCAAGCTGCAGCAGGCGGCGCAGTAG
- the recN gene encoding DNA repair protein RecN: MIEEIRINDLGVISEATLPLGPGFTVVTGETGAGKTMVVTALGMLLGNRADAGAVRHGAKQAVAEASLRLPAQSVVIQRAEEAGALVEEDDDVAELIIARFLSAAGRSRAAVGGRSAPVGLLAELGHDLVAVHGQSDQLRLTSASAQRGALDNFAGEPARLARDEYAETYGRYRQVQSERAELLAASRERLREAESLQLALEEIDAVDPQSGEDETLKASAAKLANVEALRTAAATAHAALTGSDYAEERGASALIEEAKQQLQSVQDDDAELVTLSRRLEELGYIINDVATEISSYETSLDSEGPEELAALEARRADLGRLIRKYAPTIDDVLVWADEARKRLDELQDDSGRLEALEAEEQELRDRLHGLAERLSECRQDAAAELDRRVTGELAALAMPDARFVTEVTDLEDFGPHGSNEIRMLLQPHTGSAPRPLGKGASGGELSRVMLAIEVVLAEVDPVPTFVFDEVDAGVGGKAAVEIGKRLAMLARHVQVIVVTHLPQVAAFADRHIRVIKNAGAAAEATGGVTASDVVALEDAERVRELARMLAGQEESDTAQAHAEELLHNAQQAVSAWA, translated from the coding sequence TTGATTGAGGAAATTCGCATCAATGACCTTGGAGTCATCTCCGAGGCGACGCTCCCGTTGGGGCCCGGATTCACGGTGGTGACGGGCGAGACGGGCGCTGGCAAGACGATGGTGGTGACAGCCCTCGGAATGCTCTTGGGCAATCGCGCGGATGCCGGCGCCGTGCGGCACGGGGCGAAGCAGGCGGTCGCCGAAGCGAGCCTGCGATTGCCCGCGCAGAGCGTCGTCATCCAACGTGCTGAGGAGGCGGGCGCGTTAGTGGAGGAAGACGACGACGTGGCGGAGCTGATCATCGCTCGTTTTCTCTCCGCCGCTGGGCGCAGCCGAGCCGCTGTGGGTGGGCGTTCAGCTCCGGTGGGCCTGCTGGCCGAACTCGGCCACGACCTCGTCGCCGTTCATGGGCAAAGTGACCAGCTCCGCTTGACCTCTGCATCTGCACAGCGGGGAGCCCTGGATAATTTTGCGGGAGAGCCCGCCCGGCTCGCCCGCGATGAGTATGCCGAAACCTACGGGCGGTATCGACAAGTTCAGTCTGAACGCGCCGAGCTGCTGGCGGCCTCTCGGGAGCGGCTCCGTGAGGCGGAAAGCCTCCAGCTGGCCCTCGAGGAGATCGATGCCGTCGATCCACAGTCTGGTGAGGATGAAACGTTGAAGGCGAGCGCCGCGAAGCTGGCCAACGTGGAAGCGTTGCGCACCGCGGCGGCCACCGCTCATGCAGCCCTCACAGGCAGTGATTATGCCGAAGAGCGAGGCGCGAGTGCCCTCATTGAGGAAGCCAAACAGCAGCTTCAGTCGGTCCAAGACGACGATGCCGAACTCGTGACCCTGAGCCGCCGGCTCGAAGAATTGGGTTACATCATCAACGACGTCGCCACCGAGATTTCCAGCTATGAAACGTCCTTGGATTCTGAGGGGCCGGAGGAACTCGCGGCTCTTGAGGCGCGTCGTGCAGATCTTGGCAGGCTGATCCGCAAGTACGCGCCCACCATTGATGACGTGCTGGTCTGGGCTGATGAGGCCCGGAAACGACTCGACGAGTTGCAGGATGACTCCGGCCGACTCGAGGCACTGGAAGCTGAGGAGCAAGAGCTCCGGGATCGGCTCCATGGCCTGGCCGAGCGCCTGAGTGAATGCCGCCAGGATGCCGCCGCTGAACTTGACCGTCGAGTCACCGGGGAACTGGCGGCCCTGGCGATGCCGGACGCTCGTTTCGTGACCGAAGTGACGGACCTCGAGGACTTCGGGCCGCACGGGAGCAACGAGATCCGAATGTTGCTCCAACCGCACACCGGCAGCGCGCCACGGCCCTTGGGTAAGGGAGCTTCCGGCGGTGAACTCTCTCGAGTCATGCTGGCCATCGAAGTAGTCCTGGCCGAAGTCGATCCGGTCCCGACCTTCGTCTTTGACGAAGTGGATGCGGGCGTCGGCGGCAAGGCCGCCGTCGAAATTGGCAAACGCCTCGCGATGCTGGCGCGCCACGTTCAAGTCATCGTGGTCACACACTTGCCTCAGGTCGCGGCGTTCGCCGACCGGCACATTCGTGTGATTAAGAACGCTGGGGCAGCCGCGGAAGCCACCGGCGGGGTGACCGCAAGCGACGTCGTCGCCCTCGAGGACGCCGAACGCGTGCGCGAACTGGCGAGGATGCTGGCCGGTCAAGAGGAATCAGACACGGCGCAAGCTCATGCCGAGGAACTCTTGCACAACGCGCAGCAGGCGGTCTCCGCATGGGCGTGA
- a CDS encoding NAD kinase, with protein MRRILVLAHTGRSDALRAAFDTCVSLRDAGLVPVMREEEFANLQEAMPALVPEVQILGTDAELADLDVAMVLGGDGTVLRSAELVRGSNVPLLGVNLGHVGFLAESERSDLRETVQCVVDRKYTVEERMALDVVVWHGNRHVATTWALNEAAVEKADRERMLEVVAEVDARPISTFGCDGIVMATPTGSTAYAFSAGGPVVWPEVEALIMAPISAHALFVRPLVAAPSSTLAVEVLSRTDAHGVLWCDGRRTITLLPGSRVEVTRSTVPVKLARVNQTPFSERLVKKFELPTNGWRGPVEHPEQGPTTSALPIVASGIEVVEPRNLAPRPETEGHP; from the coding sequence ATGCGAAGGATCTTAGTCCTCGCCCATACCGGGCGATCCGATGCGTTGCGTGCTGCCTTCGACACCTGTGTGAGCCTGCGCGACGCTGGGCTTGTCCCCGTGATGCGGGAGGAAGAGTTCGCCAACCTTCAGGAGGCCATGCCGGCGTTGGTGCCCGAAGTGCAGATCTTGGGCACTGACGCGGAGCTAGCTGACCTTGATGTTGCCATGGTGTTGGGTGGGGACGGCACCGTCCTCCGCTCGGCAGAACTGGTGCGCGGTTCCAACGTGCCACTGCTCGGCGTGAACTTGGGTCATGTCGGCTTCTTGGCCGAGAGCGAGCGCAGTGATTTGCGCGAGACCGTTCAGTGCGTCGTTGATCGGAAGTACACGGTCGAAGAGCGCATGGCACTCGACGTCGTCGTGTGGCACGGGAATCGCCACGTGGCGACGACGTGGGCCCTCAATGAGGCCGCCGTTGAAAAGGCAGATCGAGAGCGCATGCTCGAGGTCGTCGCAGAAGTCGACGCTCGACCGATCAGCACGTTCGGGTGCGATGGCATCGTCATGGCCACCCCAACGGGGTCCACCGCGTACGCGTTCTCGGCCGGAGGCCCGGTGGTGTGGCCGGAGGTCGAGGCGCTGATCATGGCCCCCATCAGCGCGCATGCGCTCTTCGTGCGTCCACTGGTGGCGGCACCGAGTTCGACCCTCGCCGTCGAGGTGCTCTCCCGGACTGACGCCCATGGTGTGCTGTGGTGTGATGGCCGGCGGACGATCACGCTCCTGCCCGGATCGCGCGTAGAGGTCACACGGTCAACGGTGCCGGTGAAATTGGCACGCGTGAATCAGACACCGTTTAGCGAGCGGCTCGTGAAGAAGTTTGAGTTGCCGACCAACGGCTGGCGTGGTCCCGTTGAACATCCGGAACAGGGCCCGACCACCAGCGCGCTTCCCATCGTTGCCAGTGGTATTGAGGTCGTCGAGCCCCGCAACTTGGCTCCGCGACCAGAAACGGAGGGGCATCCTTGA
- a CDS encoding TlyA family RNA methyltransferase has translation MTEARGSARLDQALVSRGLARSRTHAARLIAEDQVRVAGRPARKASTPVSATDRITVQASAEEDYVSRAGHKLVGALQVFSGIDPSGLRCLDAGASTGGFTDVLLRRGAARVVAVDVGHDQLVPQLREDPRVDVHEGLNVRYLEMAGLGGPVDLVVADLSFISLRLVLGPLAQATRPDGHLVLMVKPQFEVGREAIGRTGVVTSSTQRRDAVEGVLDAARASGLECRGLARSPLPGQDGNVEFFLWLTRPGDGYPQAEASASLLDSVDYS, from the coding sequence ATGACTGAGGCGCGCGGCTCGGCGCGACTCGATCAAGCACTCGTGAGCCGAGGCCTGGCTCGTTCTCGAACGCACGCCGCCCGGCTAATTGCTGAGGACCAGGTGCGCGTTGCCGGCCGGCCGGCGCGGAAAGCCTCAACACCGGTGAGCGCAACCGACCGCATTACCGTGCAGGCGAGCGCGGAGGAGGACTATGTCAGCCGTGCTGGGCACAAGCTCGTCGGTGCACTGCAGGTATTTTCCGGCATAGATCCTTCGGGATTACGCTGCCTTGACGCCGGAGCCTCCACCGGTGGCTTCACCGACGTGCTGCTGCGTCGAGGTGCGGCGCGGGTCGTCGCGGTCGATGTGGGACATGATCAGCTCGTGCCGCAGCTCCGCGAGGATCCGCGCGTGGACGTCCACGAGGGGCTCAACGTCCGGTATTTGGAGATGGCAGGCCTGGGGGGACCGGTCGACCTCGTGGTCGCGGACCTCTCCTTCATCTCCCTCCGGCTGGTCCTCGGGCCGCTGGCCCAGGCGACCCGGCCGGACGGTCACCTAGTGCTCATGGTGAAACCTCAATTTGAGGTGGGACGAGAGGCGATTGGCCGCACTGGTGTGGTGACGTCGTCTACTCAGCGCCGCGACGCCGTCGAGGGCGTGCTCGACGCGGCGCGCGCGTCCGGTCTCGAGTGTCGCGGATTGGCGCGAAGCCCCCTGCCCGGCCAAGATGGCAACGTAGAGTTTTTCCTGTGGTTGACGCGTCCTGGGGACGGATATCCACAAGCAGAGGCTAGCGCCTCGCTGTTGGACTCTGTTGACTATTCTTGA
- a CDS encoding HAD-IIA family hydrolase — protein MLLTKHDALLSDLDGVVYAGAEPIAGAPEQLQRAVNHGIRLGYITNNASRSPEAVAEHLRSLGAPAEDDSVFGSADAGVSLLADHLEPGSRVLVVGSGYLRECVQRAGYVAVASHTEEPHGVIQGFHPDLGWAELAEASYAVAAGAIWVATNTDLTIPRAEGIAPGNGSLVHAVALATGTVPHVAGKPEPYLFQHAARTLDARAPVVVGDRLDTDILGGNRAGFTTAFVATGIDTLESVIAAVPEQRPTYLLTHLSELFEAEAEVRLPDVVGGVARCGDATAQASDDGVVLSTDSIDAWRAGCALWWSIHPEQATPVITWSA, from the coding sequence GTGTTGCTGACCAAGCACGACGCGCTCCTGTCGGACCTCGACGGAGTGGTCTACGCGGGTGCTGAGCCGATTGCTGGTGCCCCGGAGCAGCTGCAGCGCGCGGTAAATCACGGGATACGGCTGGGGTACATCACCAATAACGCGTCCCGTTCTCCCGAGGCGGTGGCGGAGCACTTGCGTAGCCTCGGCGCTCCGGCAGAGGACGACTCCGTCTTTGGCTCGGCGGATGCCGGTGTCAGCCTTCTGGCCGATCATCTTGAGCCTGGCAGCCGCGTGCTGGTGGTCGGCAGCGGGTACCTCCGCGAGTGCGTTCAGCGAGCGGGCTATGTGGCGGTTGCTTCACATACGGAGGAGCCGCACGGTGTGATTCAGGGGTTTCACCCCGATCTTGGCTGGGCAGAGTTGGCCGAGGCATCGTATGCCGTGGCCGCTGGGGCCATCTGGGTGGCGACCAATACGGACCTGACGATTCCCCGTGCGGAAGGCATCGCTCCCGGCAACGGTTCGCTGGTGCACGCGGTGGCGCTGGCGACTGGCACGGTCCCACACGTGGCCGGTAAGCCCGAGCCCTACCTTTTTCAGCATGCGGCCCGCACGCTAGATGCGAGGGCTCCCGTGGTCGTCGGCGACCGGCTCGACACGGATATTCTGGGCGGGAATCGGGCGGGGTTCACCACGGCGTTCGTCGCCACCGGAATTGATACCTTGGAGTCCGTCATAGCGGCGGTGCCAGAGCAGCGACCGACGTACCTCCTGACTCATCTGAGCGAGCTATTTGAAGCCGAGGCAGAGGTTCGACTTCCCGACGTGGTCGGTGGGGTGGCGCGCTGCGGCGACGCGACGGCGCAGGCTAGTGACGACGGCGTCGTGCTGTCTACAGATAGCATCGACGCGTGGCGGGCGGGTTGCGCGTTGTGGTGGAGTATTCACCCTGAGCAGGCCACGCCGGTCATCACGTGGTCCGCCTGA
- the tyrS gene encoding tyrosine--tRNA ligase: MAENPALAQQKNDPTFENIWQELKWRGVVHVSTDEAALEELLAGDPITYYVGFDPTAPSLHLGHLVQLLNMRRLQLAGHKPLGLVGGSTGLIGDPRQTAERTLNTKEVVAEWVDGLRRQVEHYLSPQGANAARMVNNLDWTAPLSAIDFLRDVGKYFRVGTMVKKEIVAARLNSDEGISYTEFSYQILQGYDFLQLYRDYNCVLQTGGSDQWGNLTSGTELVRKVEGASVHAFGTPLITNADGTKFGKSEGNAIWLNPEMCSPYAFYQFWLNTADADVAERLKVFTFLTRAEIDQLQAATEERPFAREAQKRLAWEVTTLVHGVEATEKVIAASQALFGKGDVTELDEATLRAATAELPHVEVAGEQSIVDLLVATQLVASKSEARRAVSDGGAYVNGVKVTDPEHTMGEAELMHGRYVLVRRGKKNQAIAEVAR; this comes from the coding sequence ATAGCAGAGAACCCTGCGCTAGCGCAGCAGAAGAATGATCCGACCTTTGAGAACATCTGGCAGGAACTGAAGTGGCGTGGCGTGGTCCACGTATCCACTGATGAGGCCGCCCTCGAAGAACTGCTGGCCGGTGATCCCATCACGTATTACGTCGGATTTGATCCGACGGCGCCTTCCCTGCACCTAGGTCACCTGGTGCAATTGCTGAACATGCGTCGGTTGCAGCTCGCGGGACACAAGCCGCTGGGCTTGGTGGGCGGTTCCACCGGTCTCATCGGCGACCCGCGCCAAACGGCAGAGCGAACGCTCAACACTAAGGAAGTCGTCGCCGAGTGGGTAGACGGCCTGCGCCGCCAGGTGGAGCACTACTTGTCCCCGCAGGGAGCGAACGCGGCCCGGATGGTCAATAACCTCGACTGGACGGCGCCGCTTTCCGCGATCGATTTCCTGCGCGATGTGGGGAAGTACTTCCGCGTGGGCACCATGGTTAAAAAGGAGATTGTCGCGGCGCGTCTGAATTCGGACGAGGGCATCAGCTACACCGAATTCTCCTACCAGATCCTCCAGGGCTACGACTTCCTGCAGCTGTACCGCGACTACAACTGCGTGCTGCAGACCGGCGGTTCGGACCAATGGGGCAATCTGACCTCCGGGACCGAGCTCGTGCGCAAGGTCGAAGGCGCCAGCGTCCACGCGTTCGGAACGCCGTTGATTACTAATGCCGACGGCACGAAGTTCGGCAAGAGCGAGGGCAACGCCATTTGGCTCAACCCCGAGATGTGCTCACCCTATGCCTTCTACCAGTTCTGGTTGAATACGGCAGATGCCGACGTCGCCGAGCGCCTGAAGGTGTTCACCTTCCTGACGCGCGCCGAGATCGATCAATTGCAAGCCGCGACCGAGGAACGTCCGTTCGCTCGCGAAGCCCAGAAGCGTTTGGCGTGGGAGGTCACCACGCTCGTCCATGGGGTGGAGGCGACAGAGAAAGTCATCGCAGCATCGCAGGCTCTCTTCGGCAAGGGCGATGTCACCGAGCTGGACGAGGCCACGCTGCGGGCCGCGACGGCTGAGTTGCCGCACGTTGAAGTTGCCGGTGAACAGAGCATTGTCGACTTGCTCGTCGCCACACAGTTGGTCGCCTCGAAGTCGGAGGCCCGGCGGGCCGTGTCCGACGGCGGTGCATACGTCAACGGTGTAAAAGTCACCGATCCCGAGCACACGATGGGTGAAGCAGAGTTGATGCACGGGCGCTACGTCTTGGTGCGCCGGGGGAAGAAGAACCAAGCGATCGCCGAGGTCGCCCGCTAG
- a CDS encoding HelD family protein has translation MVDVPTDARDAVASESSELASERAYVDVLYARLDALREEKAAQLARVRRTGAIGSLQNQSERDAYATMHEDRLAQLNAVEERLVFGRLDLDAPHAGADADEADDDGVGTTRYIGRIGMTDAEQRRLMIDWRAPEAGSFYQATAFERHGVRRRRHLILKGREVVHLEDDVLDESLLDEVEVHQGEGALLAALTQRRTGRMGDIVSTIQAEQDRIIRSEMKSVLVVQGGPGTGKTAVALHRAAYLLYEHRERLKSAGVLLVGPSQAFMRYIERVLPSLGETGVVMSSIGELMPGVDARAEASAEVARLKGDLRMADVVKRAVANRQRLLAEDRRVVVEGTALTLTQRQVKRARDKARATGKPHNEARSTFVKILVRELAEQLQETLEESSGGGNKADRSYLVEDVRSADDVRLALNLCWMPVTAQHLISQLLSRPEHLVAAAPHLSAAETLALLRPADAPFTEADVPLLDEAAELLGELDSASDRAQSDAQRKRDVELAEASVQATDEMLAENGQDGLVTAEAVLQLNAASGPTTTAAERARADRTWAYGHVVVDEAQELSPMQWRLLMRRCPMKSFTVVGDIAQASSAASTTSWAAALDPFVGDRFRLEELTVNYRTPTQIAEAAARVAQSAGLRVSTPRAVREGQWPPVVERVDPADLLASIRAALPEEVALADGGLVAVIAPRELVDDVWGAAVELFGRRVGSGSGGVEQDIVVTTAHQSKGLEFDVVFLIEPQAMVEEADGGLGDLYVAMTRATQRLRVLAASGVPEGLEA, from the coding sequence ATGGTCGACGTGCCTACCGATGCCCGCGATGCTGTTGCGAGTGAGAGTTCAGAGCTAGCCTCCGAGCGCGCCTACGTGGACGTCCTCTATGCCCGTCTCGATGCTCTGCGCGAGGAGAAGGCCGCGCAGTTGGCGCGCGTCCGCAGGACGGGAGCCATCGGTTCGTTGCAGAACCAATCGGAACGCGACGCGTACGCGACGATGCACGAGGACCGTCTGGCCCAGCTCAACGCGGTCGAGGAGCGGCTGGTCTTCGGCCGACTGGATCTGGACGCGCCGCACGCCGGCGCAGATGCCGATGAGGCGGACGACGACGGCGTGGGAACCACGCGCTACATCGGCCGCATTGGCATGACGGACGCCGAGCAGCGCCGCCTGATGATCGACTGGCGCGCCCCGGAGGCCGGCTCCTTCTATCAAGCCACGGCGTTCGAACGCCATGGAGTGCGCCGGCGTCGGCACCTCATCTTGAAAGGCCGCGAGGTGGTTCACCTCGAGGATGACGTCCTCGACGAGAGCCTGCTGGACGAGGTGGAGGTCCACCAAGGCGAGGGGGCGCTGCTGGCCGCGCTGACCCAGCGCCGTACGGGGCGGATGGGTGACATCGTTTCGACCATTCAGGCGGAGCAGGATCGCATCATTCGTTCCGAGATGAAGTCCGTGTTGGTTGTCCAGGGCGGACCGGGAACGGGCAAGACGGCGGTGGCCCTGCACCGTGCCGCGTACCTGCTCTACGAGCACCGGGAGCGTTTGAAGTCGGCTGGCGTGCTGTTGGTGGGGCCCTCGCAGGCTTTCATGCGGTACATCGAACGCGTGCTCCCGTCGCTTGGCGAGACGGGCGTGGTGATGTCCAGTATCGGCGAGCTCATGCCCGGGGTGGATGCCCGTGCGGAGGCGTCGGCCGAGGTCGCTCGGTTGAAGGGCGATCTGCGCATGGCCGACGTCGTTAAGCGAGCGGTAGCCAACCGCCAGCGGTTGCTGGCCGAGGATCGCCGCGTCGTCGTTGAGGGCACCGCACTGACGTTGACGCAGCGGCAGGTCAAGCGTGCCCGGGACAAGGCACGCGCCACCGGAAAACCGCACAACGAGGCCCGTTCGACGTTCGTCAAGATTCTGGTGCGGGAACTGGCCGAGCAACTGCAGGAGACGCTGGAGGAGTCCTCCGGCGGCGGCAACAAGGCGGACCGGTCCTATCTCGTCGAGGACGTCCGGTCCGCGGACGATGTCCGCCTGGCGTTGAACCTCTGCTGGATGCCGGTGACGGCTCAGCACTTGATTTCCCAGCTGCTCTCCAGGCCGGAGCACCTCGTCGCTGCGGCGCCGCACCTCAGCGCGGCGGAGACGCTGGCCTTGTTGCGTCCGGCCGATGCCCCGTTCACCGAGGCCGACGTTCCGCTGCTGGACGAGGCGGCCGAACTGCTCGGCGAGCTTGATTCCGCGTCGGACCGCGCGCAGTCCGACGCGCAGCGCAAGCGGGACGTCGAGCTCGCCGAAGCCTCAGTGCAGGCCACAGACGAGATGCTGGCCGAAAACGGCCAGGACGGCCTCGTGACCGCAGAAGCGGTGCTTCAGCTCAACGCCGCCTCGGGACCCACCACGACGGCGGCCGAGCGCGCCCGCGCGGATCGCACGTGGGCCTACGGGCACGTGGTGGTCGACGAGGCTCAAGAGCTCTCTCCCATGCAATGGCGACTGCTGATGCGGCGGTGCCCCATGAAGTCGTTCACCGTGGTGGGAGACATCGCGCAGGCATCGTCGGCGGCCAGCACCACGAGCTGGGCCGCTGCCCTCGATCCGTTCGTAGGGGATCGGTTCCGGCTCGAAGAGCTGACCGTCAACTACCGCACTCCGACACAAATCGCTGAAGCCGCGGCGCGCGTGGCTCAGTCTGCCGGGCTGAGAGTCTCCACGCCGCGTGCCGTGCGTGAGGGTCAGTGGCCCCCGGTCGTCGAACGGGTCGACCCGGCGGATCTCCTCGCGTCCATCCGCGCTGCGCTGCCCGAGGAAGTGGCCCTTGCTGACGGTGGTCTCGTCGCCGTGATCGCTCCCCGGGAGCTCGTCGATGACGTCTGGGGTGCAGCCGTCGAGTTGTTCGGCCGGCGGGTCGGGTCTGGCTCGGGCGGAGTGGAGCAAGACATCGTGGTGACCACGGCGCACCAGAGCAAGGGCCTCGAGTTCGACGTCGTGTTCCTGATCGAGCCGCAGGCCATGGTCGAGGAGGCCGACGGGGGGCTGGGAGATCTATACGTCGCGATGACGCGGGCGACGCAGCGCTTGCGAGTGCTAGCGGCCTCCGGTGTTCCGGAGGGCCTGGAAGCCTAG